In one Serinus canaria isolate serCan28SL12 chromosome 2, serCan2020, whole genome shotgun sequence genomic region, the following are encoded:
- the NKIRAS1 gene encoding NF-kappa-B inhibitor-interacting Ras-like protein 1 — protein sequence MGKGYKVVVCGMASVGKTAILEQLLYGKHTVGLEEGATMEDVYLASVETDRGVKEQLRLYDTRGLQEGVELPKHYFSVADGFVLVYAVTSLEAFQRVELLKKEIDVFRDKKEVAVIVLGNKTDLLDQRQVETEAAQQWARAEKVRLWEVTVTDRKTLLEPFTFLASKLSQSQNKSTFPLPGRKSKGNNCEN from the exons ATGGGAAAGGGCTACAAGGTGGTGGTTTGTGGAATGGCCTCAGTGGGAAAGACTGCGATTTTGGAGCAGCTTCTCTATGGAAAGCACACTGTCG GCTTAGAAGAGGGTGCCACAATGGAAGATGTGTATTTGGCATCGGTGGAGACAGACCGAGGCGTGAAGGAACAGTTGCGGCTTTATGACACCAGGGGTCTGCAGGAGGGCGTGGAATTGCCCAAACACTATTTCTCTGTGGCTGACGGCTTCGTCCTGGTGTACGCTGTGACCAGCCTCGAGGCGTTCCAGAGAGTCGAGCTGCTCAAAAAGGAGATCGATGTCTTCAGGGACAAAAAGGAG GTTGCAGTTATTGTCTTGGGGAACAAAACTGACCTCCTGGACCAAAGGCAAGTGgaaacagaagcagcacagcaatggGCAAGGGCTGAGAAAGTGAGACTGTGGGAAGTGACTGTGACTGATCGCAAAACACTGCTTGAACCCTTCACCTTCTTAGCTAGCAAACTGTCCCAGTCCCAGAACAAATCAACATTTCCCTTGCCTGGAAGGAAGAGCAAAGGGAATAACTGTGAAAACTAG